The nucleotide window CGCACATTACGCTCAGATCCATCGCCAATAACGCAGAGATCGACGTGATCTGGGAGCGGATGCAACTGGCCGTTGAGAAGGCACTGGCCGATTTGAATGCCGCGCTGCGGAGAAGTAAGCCGAAGCTCTTCAAGGTCACCATCGGCGGCCGGGCGGGCAAGACCGTCGACCTCACCGCCGCTGAGGGCAAGACCGTCAAGCTGCCGTCCGGTGATGACGCCCCGGCCGGGGCGCTGCTGGAATGGGAAGTGCCACGCGAAGTGCCCGATGGCTGGCCCGATGATGCGAAGCAGGCGATTGAGGCGTTCTGGAAGGCCCGCATCGCCCGGCAGAAGGAGATCGACGCCTCCATCGCCGCCAAGGCCGAATTCGAGTATCTCTACGACAAGCCCTACGAGGACCACAGCAAGGTCCGCGTGGCCGGCCCGTTCACCGTCGAAAGCCTCAGCCCGCACCGCGTGATGGACGTGGATGAAAACGACGAGCTGATCGACCCGCAGCAGGCCGGAACAGAGCCGGTGGCCGACGGCGACGGGTTCGTCGAGATGATCCTGGAGAACCTCAAGACGGCCGGCGTGCAGCAGGCGCACAAGGAAGACAAGATCGACTTCAGCTCTATCAAGGGCTGGCCGGGCACGTACATCTGCGCCGAGGGCATGTATTCCGACAGCAAGAGCGACAGCGAGACCCGGCGGGCGGGCATCTTTATCGGCCCGGAGTTCGGCACCGTCAGCCGCCAGGACCTGGTGCTGGCCGCTCGCGAGGCCGGCGACGCAGGCTTCGACGTGCTGATCGCCTGCGCGTTTAACTATGACGCCCACTCGTCCGAGTTCGAAAAGCTCGGCCGCATTCCGGTGCTAAAGGCTCGGATGAACGCCGACCTGCACATGGCCGACGACCTGAAGAACACCGGCAAGGGCAACCTGTTCGTGATCTTCGGCGAGCCGGACATCGACATCTTCCCCGCCGAGGGCGACGACGCCGAGAACGGCCAGATTCAGGTGCGGATCAACGGCGTGGACGTGTTCCACCCGAACACCGGCGAGGTCCGCAGCGACGGGGCCGAGGGCATCGCCTGCTGGTTCATCGATACCGACTACAATGGTGAGAGCTTCTTCGTCCGCCACGCCTACTTCCTGGGCGCGAACGACCCGTACAAGAGCCTCAAGACGACCTTGCGGTCGGAGATCAACGAGGACGCCTGGGAAACACTCCACAGCGACACCTCCCGCCCCTTCGACAAGCCCGAAGGCGGCCGCATCGCAGTGAAGGTAATCAACCACCTCGGCGACGAGGTGATGAAGGTGTTCCGGGTGGAATGATGTTGACTTCCCTTCGACTTGAAAACTACCGTTGTTTCCAGACCCACAGTGTCGCATTCCGCAATCTTAACGTTGTAGTGGGGGCAAATAACGCGGGAAAGTCAACATTGGTGGAGGCCCTACGCCTTCTTTCTCTTGTCGTCAACAGATACCGGGGTTTACGCTACAGCTACCCTCCCTCATGGACAGAGCTATCCCGAAACTTCCGCGGGGTGTCTCCCGCGATGGGTGATATAGATCTGCGCGGCGGTAGCGTATTTCATCGCTACGGCGAGCCCCCCGCCATCTTGAAGGCTACCTTCTCGAATGGGTGTGAGGTCCACGTTCGTATCGGAGAGAATAACCAGATATTTGGCCTCCTATTCGACGACTCCGGGAAGCCAGTTAGAACAAAGGCAGTAGCAGCAAATATCGATCTTCCGAGCATTGCCATCCTTCCGCAGATAAGACCACTCCAAGAATCAGAAAAGCTACTAACGGAAGAGTACGTTCGCCGTTCTGTCGATACAGGTCTCTCGTCCAGGCACTTTCGCAATCAAGTTCACTTCATGCGTTCGGAGTACTTCGATAAGTTTGTGCAGCGGACCGAGCAGTCTTGGAGACAGCTACACATCGAAAGCCTGAACATTGAAGGCGACCATCCTGACGACCAATATCTTAGTTTCCATGTTCGGGACACGGATTTTGTGGCTGAGGTTGGGTGGATGGGACATGGTCTGCAGATGTGGCTCCAAACCATGTGGTTCTTGGCTCGATCATCCGATGCGGCTACGGTTATTCTCGACGAACCCGACGTCTACATGCACGCGGACCTGCAGCGGCGTTTAATTCGCATGCTTAAGATGGACCAGCGACAAACAATCGTGGCCACTCATTCAGTTGAGATCATGTCCGAAGTCGGTCCTGAGGATATTGTTGTCGTGGACAAGACTCGAAAGCAGTCATCTGTAGCCGCATCTCTGCCCGCAGTGCAAAAGACAATCGATCAACTTGGTGGTGTCCACAATATCCATTTGGCGCGCCTGTGGAATTCTCGTCGACATCTTCTTATTGAGGGCAAGGATGTTCCGCTACTGAAGGTCTTGCAGAATGTCCTATCACCCGACTCGGATCTACCCTTAGACATAATCCCCAACGTATCTGTTGGCGGGTGGTCCGGATGGCAGCGGGCCGTTGGATCAGCCAAGTCAATGAAGAATGCGGCCGGGGAAGACATTATCACCTACTGCATCTTCGATTCAGACTACCAAACAGAGGATGAAATCAATGAACGCTACGAACAAGCCTGTGAACACGATATTAACTTGCATATATGGTCGGAGAAGGAGATTGAGAACTACCTGCTCGTGCCAGTAGCCATCGTACGAGTGATTGAGGGCCGTATTCCCGCCAACAGGCATTGTCCAACACCTGAAGATGTGGCAAACCAGATCGAAAAGATAGCGTCCTCAATGAGAGATGATGTGTTCGATGCGATGTCTCAGCAGTATTTAGCCGGCGATAGGGCCGGGGGCGTTACAGCGGCAAACCGAAAGGCGAGAAAGCGGATTGAAAAAGCTTGGCAGACCCGTGAGGGTAGGCAGCGCATCGTTTCTGGTAAACGAGTAGTATCCGAGTTGTCAAAGTGGTCAAAGGACAACTTTGATGTGTCATTTGGAGCTATCAGTCTCGCAAGAGCCATGACCAAGAAGGATGTTCAGAAGGAAGTGCGTGGTGTTATCCAGGCAATCGTACGTGGCACGAAGATTCCCCTTAGGCTGCGCAGTACTGGAGATTGAGAGTAAGCAGAGATAGCATGGAATTCCGCATTGCCGACACATTTACTGATAGCCTGGCGAAGTTGGCCGATCAGGAGCAGAAGGCCGTGAAGACCACGGCGTTCGACCTTCAGGTCAACCCGACCAGTCCGGGGATGCGATTCCACAAGCTCGACAAGCCTCGCGACAAGAACTTCTGGTCCATCCGTGTCAATAATGACATCCGCCTGATCGTGCACAAAACGGACACCAGCCTCCTTCTGTGCTACGTTGGCCACCACAACGACGCCTACCGATGGGCCGAGCGCCGCAAGCTGCAGACGCATCCGAAGACCGGCGCAGCCCAGCTCGTGGAGGTCCGTGAGACCATCCAGGAAGTTGTGGTCCCGAGGTACATCGACGTGGAGCAGCCCGCTCCGCCGAAACCCGCGCTGTTCGCGGCTGTGGATGATGACACGCTGCTCTCTTACGGCGTTCCACCCGAATGGATGGACGATGTCCGCCAGGCAGACGAAGATACCGTGCTGGAGTTGACGGATCGGCTGCCGGCCGAAGCGGCCGAGGCACTTCTTGAGCTCGCCACCGGGGGCACTCCCGGGGTGCCTGAGCCAGTCATCGCCGATACCGATCCCTTCGAGCATCCCGACGCTCAACGGCGTTTCCGCGTGATGGCGAACATAGAGGAGTTACAGCGGGCGCTGGACTACCCGTGGGAGAAGTGGACGGTCTTCTTGCACCCCGCCCAGCAGGACCTGGTTGAGCGGCAATACGGTGGCCCGGCACGCGTCTCCGGATCGGCTGGGACGGGCAAAACGGTGGTCGCTCTGCATCGGGCGGTCTTTCTTGCCAAGACCTATTCAGATGCTCGTGTGCTGTTGACGACCTTCTCGGACACGCTTGCCGACGCGTTACGGTGGAAACTGCGAATGCTTGTTGGGAACGAACCTCGCCTCTTTGAGCGCATCGAAATTCATTCAGTCGAAGATGTGGGACGCCGGCTGCACGCCTCCTGCATCAAGGAACCGCGACTTGTAGACGACACGACGCTCCACGAAATGCTAAGGGAAGCCTCGCGCGATGCCGGCGAGCATCGTTTTTCCGACCACTTCCTCTGGACAGAATGGAACGAGGTGGTCGACGCATGGCAGCTTGATGGATGGGAAGCCTACCGGGATGTCGCTCGTCTCGGGCGGAAAACACGACTGGGGGAAAAGCAGCGGCAACTGCTTTGGGGCATCTTTGAGCAGGTTCGACGTGCGCTTGCAGAGAAGGGACTGCTGACGACCGCAATGATGTTTGCTGGCATCGCGGATCACCTCAAGGCGAAGAAGGCGAGGCCGTATCAGTTCGCCGTTGTAGACGAAGCACAGGACGTTGGCGTCCCGCAGTTACGTTTTCTTGCCGCGCTTGCTGGTTCGAACCCCGACGGATTGTTCTTGGCCGGCGACCTGGGACAGCGCATTTTTCAGCCGCCGTTCTCGTGGCGATCACTGGGAGTGGATGTTCGGGGAAGATCCCATACGCTGCGGGTCAACTACCGGACATCTCACCAAATACGTCAACAAGCAGATCGCCTCTTGCCTCCTGAGCTCGC belongs to Anaerobaca lacustris and includes:
- a CDS encoding DNA methyltransferase, whose protein sequence is AFMGQVYRPGSGGWRTSESGMIRVIISDRVLKTGNNISFRKFFDDFGALGIDNFWSDVSGGITSRADPKIYVVQTSTKIVERCLLMATDPGDLVLDPTCGSGTTAYVSEQWGRRWIAIDTSRVSLALARARIMGARYPYYLLADSCDGQAKEAEITRAEPPNAPTYGNIRQGFVYERVPHITLRSIANNAEIDVIWERMQLAVEKALADLNAALRRSKPKLFKVTIGGRAGKTVDLTAAEGKTVKLPSGDDAPAGALLEWEVPREVPDGWPDDAKQAIEAFWKARIARQKEIDASIAAKAEFEYLYDKPYEDHSKVRVAGPFTVESLSPHRVMDVDENDELIDPQQAGTEPVADGDGFVEMILENLKTAGVQQAHKEDKIDFSSIKGWPGTYICAEGMYSDSKSDSETRRAGIFIGPEFGTVSRQDLVLAAREAGDAGFDVLIACAFNYDAHSSEFEKLGRIPVLKARMNADLHMADDLKNTGKGNLFVIFGEPDIDIFPAEGDDAENGQIQVRINGVDVFHPNTGEVRSDGAEGIACWFIDTDYNGESFFVRHAYFLGANDPYKSLKTTLRSEINEDAWETLHSDTSRPFDKPEGGRIAVKVINHLGDEVMKVFRVE
- a CDS encoding ATP-dependent nuclease, which translates into the protein MGDIDLRGGSVFHRYGEPPAILKATFSNGCEVHVRIGENNQIFGLLFDDSGKPVRTKAVAANIDLPSIAILPQIRPLQESEKLLTEEYVRRSVDTGLSSRHFRNQVHFMRSEYFDKFVQRTEQSWRQLHIESLNIEGDHPDDQYLSFHVRDTDFVAEVGWMGHGLQMWLQTMWFLARSSDAATVILDEPDVYMHADLQRRLIRMLKMDQRQTIVATHSVEIMSEVGPEDIVVVDKTRKQSSVAASLPAVQKTIDQLGGVHNIHLARLWNSRRHLLIEGKDVPLLKVLQNVLSPDSDLPLDIIPNVSVGGWSGWQRAVGSAKSMKNAAGEDIITYCIFDSDYQTEDEINERYEQACEHDINLHIWSEKEIENYLLVPVAIVRVIEGRIPANRHCPTPEDVANQIEKIASSMRDDVFDAMSQQYLAGDRAGGVTAANRKARKRIEKAWQTREGRQRIVSGKRVVSELSKWSKDNFDVSFGAISLARAMTKKDVQKEVRGVIQAIVRGTKIPLRLRSTGD
- a CDS encoding 3'-5' exonuclease, with the translated sequence MEFRIADTFTDSLAKLADQEQKAVKTTAFDLQVNPTSPGMRFHKLDKPRDKNFWSIRVNNDIRLIVHKTDTSLLLCYVGHHNDAYRWAERRKLQTHPKTGAAQLVEVRETIQEVVVPRYIDVEQPAPPKPALFAAVDDDTLLSYGVPPEWMDDVRQADEDTVLELTDRLPAEAAEALLELATGGTPGVPEPVIADTDPFEHPDAQRRFRVMANIEELQRALDYPWEKWTVFLHPAQQDLVERQYGGPARVSGSAGTGKTVVALHRAVFLAKTYSDARVLLTTFSDTLADALRWKLRMLVGNEPRLFERIEIHSVEDVGRRLHASCIKEPRLVDDTTLHEMLREASRDAGEHRFSDHFLWTEWNEVVDAWQLDGWEAYRDVARLGRKTRLGEKQRQLLWGIFEQVRRALAEKGLLTTAMMFAGIADHLKAKKARPYQFAVVDEAQDVGVPQLRFLAALAGSNPDGLFLAGDLGQRIFQPPFSWRSLGVDVRGRSHTLRVNYRTSHQIRQQADRLLPPELADVDGNTESRRGTVSVFNGPDPVINVCRDERDEATTVAAWVSQHRAEGLQPHEVGVFVRSASQLSRARAAIEAAGLEPLELSEHFDSQSGHVSICTMHLAKGLEFRAVVVMACDDEVIPLQERIEVVADDADLEEVYNTERHLLYVACTRARDHLLVTGVEPASEFLDDLCG